The proteins below come from a single Haladaptatus paucihalophilus DX253 genomic window:
- a CDS encoding flippase — protein sequence MAEQSSDSSLKSVSRGASFFMAGKGLDNALRFLLNWVLVRGLGGVLFGAYTLGLVILTFAQVFTNLGTNQAIMKFVPMYENDPEKRQRMLGLSYLTSLVAGVAIGILIYLLAPWLTGYVEPAYRPYFTDVVRLFAFLLPLNTLMSCFESVFKSLEIPEYQVAIRNVLIPFVRVVSVGIALLLGAALVGTVAATVVAMCITFCLAVWLVMTRADIAPTFRGASRSELVEFYDFSLPLTLNHAGQVLANKVDLLMVGFLASAYITTKDAVGIYKIATVLGGILLLPLSGFNQLFPSIASRLYNDDKMDDLEALFRRVTRWTFTLGLFPAIGAAIYARELLVVFSDSFAQQGVGVLLLFVVAQLANASVGPSGYVLMMTDHHYLTVANQWLLGICNVVLNYLFIREYGLIGAALATATVIVAINVLRVVEVWYTVGLFPYSRKYVKPLLAGAMTAVAMLGTKSVLTGYVTGIGSPTIVALVQGGVGGLVGLAVFGGALYVLGIEQEDREFMAENIPS from the coding sequence ATGGCAGAGCAATCCTCCGACTCGTCGCTCAAATCGGTCTCCCGCGGTGCCTCCTTCTTCATGGCGGGGAAAGGGCTCGACAACGCTCTCCGCTTCCTGCTGAACTGGGTCCTCGTCCGTGGACTCGGTGGTGTGCTGTTCGGTGCCTACACGCTCGGGTTGGTCATCCTGACCTTCGCGCAGGTGTTCACCAACCTCGGGACGAATCAGGCGATCATGAAGTTCGTCCCGATGTACGAGAACGACCCAGAGAAACGCCAGCGCATGCTGGGGTTATCCTATCTCACGTCGCTGGTCGCGGGGGTCGCCATCGGGATACTCATCTACCTCCTCGCCCCGTGGCTGACCGGATACGTGGAACCGGCGTATCGTCCGTACTTCACGGACGTCGTTCGCCTGTTCGCGTTCTTGCTCCCGCTCAACACGCTGATGAGTTGTTTCGAAAGCGTGTTCAAGAGCCTCGAAATCCCCGAATATCAGGTCGCCATTCGGAACGTCCTGATTCCGTTCGTCCGCGTCGTCTCCGTCGGCATCGCGCTTCTCCTCGGTGCCGCGCTGGTCGGAACGGTCGCCGCGACGGTGGTCGCCATGTGCATCACCTTCTGTCTCGCCGTGTGGTTGGTGATGACGCGGGCGGACATCGCGCCGACGTTCCGTGGTGCGTCGCGTTCAGAACTCGTCGAGTTCTACGACTTCTCGCTCCCACTGACACTCAATCACGCCGGACAGGTCCTCGCGAACAAGGTGGACCTGCTGATGGTGGGATTTCTGGCGAGCGCCTATATCACCACGAAGGACGCCGTCGGGATTTACAAAATCGCCACGGTGCTCGGTGGCATCCTCCTCCTGCCGCTGAGCGGGTTCAACCAGTTGTTCCCGTCCATCGCGTCCCGGCTATACAACGACGATAAGATGGACGATTTGGAGGCGCTGTTCCGCCGCGTGACCCGGTGGACGTTCACGCTGGGGCTGTTCCCGGCCATCGGGGCGGCCATCTACGCCCGCGAGTTGCTGGTCGTGTTCAGCGATTCGTTCGCCCAGCAGGGAGTGGGCGTCCTGTTGCTGTTCGTCGTGGCGCAACTCGCCAACGCGAGCGTCGGTCCCTCCGGGTACGTGCTGATGATGACCGACCACCACTACCTGACCGTCGCAAACCAGTGGCTACTCGGCATCTGCAACGTCGTCCTCAACTACCTGTTCATCCGGGAGTACGGCCTCATCGGGGCCGCGCTCGCCACCGCGACGGTCATCGTCGCCATCAACGTCCTTCGCGTCGTCGAGGTGTGGTACACCGTCGGCCTGTTTCCCTACTCCCGAAAGTACGTCAAACCCCTCCTCGCGGGGGCGATGACGGCGGTTGCGATGCTCGGCACGAAATCCGTCCTCACCGGCTACGTGACGGGAATCGGGTCGCCCACAATCGTCGCGCTCGTGCAGGGTGGCGTCGGCGGACTCGTCGGACTCGCGGTCTTCGGCGGCGCGCTCTACGTGCTCGGCATCGAACAGGAGGACCGCGAATTCATGGCCGAGAACATCCCGAGCTGA
- the trpS gene encoding tryptophan--tRNA ligase, protein MTDIDPWGDVEVADYAATMAQFGIEPIESVADRLPDNRLVRRGIVFGQRDLETVLDARDRGDPFAVMTGLMPSGVFHFGHLAVLEQVRMFQEMGAEVTLCAADIEAYATRDIPIEDARELVVEEYLLNYVALGLDLDATDFYFQSEAGNDHLVRSKLFSRYVTQNEFEATYGTADPGKLASSLTQYADILRPQAPENGGPKPTVVPVGIDQDPHVRLTRDVASRYRETAYLKPASTYHRFMRGLQGGKMSSSDPRSHIALTDGVSEAKRKIDAAKTGGRASVAEHREKGGVVEEDMVFELLAFHLVRDDDELERIRREYESGAMLSGELKQIAKDRLETFLRKHHEKREAARPEVEQYLAERESANAGFEVGT, encoded by the coding sequence ATGACTGACATCGACCCGTGGGGCGACGTCGAGGTCGCCGACTACGCCGCGACGATGGCGCAGTTCGGCATCGAACCCATCGAATCGGTCGCGGACAGACTGCCGGACAACCGCCTCGTTCGCCGCGGTATCGTGTTCGGCCAGCGCGACCTCGAAACCGTCCTCGACGCCCGCGACAGGGGCGACCCGTTCGCGGTCATGACCGGTCTGATGCCCTCCGGGGTCTTCCACTTCGGCCACCTCGCGGTGCTCGAACAGGTGCGCATGTTTCAGGAGATGGGTGCCGAGGTCACCCTCTGTGCTGCGGACATCGAGGCCTACGCGACGCGGGACATCCCCATCGAAGACGCCCGCGAACTCGTCGTCGAGGAGTACCTGCTGAACTACGTCGCGCTGGGGCTCGACCTCGACGCGACCGACTTCTACTTCCAGTCGGAGGCGGGCAACGACCACCTCGTCCGGAGCAAACTGTTCTCGCGGTACGTCACGCAAAACGAGTTCGAGGCGACGTACGGCACCGCCGACCCCGGAAAGCTCGCCTCGTCGCTGACCCAGTACGCCGACATCCTCCGGCCGCAAGCCCCCGAGAACGGCGGCCCGAAACCGACCGTCGTGCCGGTCGGCATCGACCAAGACCCGCACGTTCGGCTGACGCGGGACGTCGCGAGTCGCTACCGCGAGACCGCGTACCTAAAACCAGCCAGCACGTACCATCGGTTCATGCGCGGATTGCAGGGCGGGAAGATGAGTTCGTCGGACCCGAGGAGCCACATCGCGCTCACGGACGGGGTTTCCGAGGCGAAACGAAAAATCGACGCGGCAAAGACCGGCGGCCGGGCCAGCGTCGCGGAACACCGCGAAAAGGGCGGCGTCGTCGAGGAGGACATGGTGTTCGAACTCCTCGCCTTCCATCTCGTCCGGGACGACGACGAACTCGAACGCATCCGCCGGGAGTACGAGTCCGGTGCGATGCTCTCGGGTGAATTGAAACAGATTGCGAAAGATCGCCTCGAAACGTTCCTGCGCAAACACCACGAGAAACGCGAGGCGGCGCGGCCGGAAGTCGAACAGTATCTCGCGGAACGCGAGTCCGCGAACGCCGGGTTCGAGGTGGGGACCTGA
- a CDS encoding Nramp family divalent metal transporter: MKIIERLRSIGPGAMVAAAFIGPGTVTTASVTGAEFGYALVWTIVFSIIATIVLQEMSARLGVVSRHGLGEALRGQFDSRALSVVSIALVVSAIGIGTAAYETGNILGGAAGLEGITGISAHIWGPVMGLCAAALLWTGRYKLIEKALVALVGIMAISFLIDAIVIGPDLGALAMGFVPSVPEGSTFLITGLIGTTVVGYNLFLHAGSVQERWAGPDELPESRADTILSIVIGGLITISILVTAAAAFPVGTEIDNVSRMADQIEPLAGPYATVLFSIGLFAAGFTSATTAPLAGAYATAGALGWDTDLKSPGFRAVWGSILFIGVVFSASGYQPVQAIVFAQVANGILLPIVALFLIYIMNDRNILGEHVNDTTQNVLGIGVTLIVVWLGVRALYTVGQNLGVF; the protein is encoded by the coding sequence ATGAAAATTATAGAACGACTACGATCCATCGGTCCCGGCGCGATGGTCGCGGCGGCGTTCATCGGTCCGGGAACGGTCACGACCGCCAGCGTGACGGGCGCGGAGTTCGGCTACGCGCTCGTCTGGACCATCGTCTTCTCGATAATCGCAACCATCGTCCTGCAGGAGATGAGCGCCCGCCTCGGCGTCGTCTCCCGTCACGGACTCGGCGAAGCGCTGCGGGGACAGTTCGACAGTCGGGCGCTGTCTGTTGTCAGCATCGCGCTCGTGGTGAGCGCCATCGGCATCGGGACGGCCGCCTACGAGACGGGAAACATCCTCGGCGGGGCCGCCGGGTTGGAAGGCATCACCGGCATCAGCGCACACATCTGGGGGCCGGTCATGGGCCTCTGTGCGGCCGCGCTCCTCTGGACGGGTCGGTACAAACTCATCGAGAAAGCCCTCGTCGCGCTCGTCGGCATCATGGCGATATCGTTCCTCATCGACGCCATCGTCATCGGTCCCGACCTCGGCGCGCTCGCGATGGGATTCGTCCCGAGCGTCCCCGAAGGTTCGACGTTCCTCATCACGGGACTCATCGGAACGACCGTCGTCGGGTACAACCTGTTCCTGCACGCCGGAAGCGTCCAGGAGCGATGGGCGGGACCGGACGAGTTGCCGGAGTCCCGCGCCGACACGATTCTCTCCATCGTCATCGGCGGCCTCATCACCATCTCCATTCTCGTCACCGCGGCGGCGGCGTTCCCCGTCGGAACGGAAATCGACAACGTGAGTCGGATGGCCGACCAGATAGAACCGCTCGCCGGACCCTACGCGACGGTGTTGTTCAGCATCGGCCTCTTCGCGGCCGGGTTCACCAGCGCGACCACCGCGCCGCTCGCGGGAGCGTACGCCACGGCGGGAGCGCTCGGCTGGGATACGGACCTCAAATCCCCGGGATTCCGCGCGGTGTGGGGAAGCATCCTCTTCATCGGCGTGGTGTTCTCCGCGTCGGGCTACCAACCGGTGCAGGCCATCGTCTTCGCGCAGGTGGCAAACGGAATCCTGTTGCCTATCGTCGCCCTCTTCCTCATCTACATCATGAACGACAGGAACATCCTCGGGGAGCACGTCAACGACACGACGCAGAACGTTCTCGGAATCGGCGTCACCCTCATCGTCGTCTGGCTCGGCGTCCGCGCGCTCTACACCGTCGGACAAAATCTGGGGGTGTTCTGA
- a CDS encoding outer membrane protein assembly factor BamB family protein produces the protein MPSRRDVLAAVGTGSVGLLAGCTGDDSIRGDWPRAGYDVRNSGDAPRHRGPKSNPVVKWSARIPETYNVSSPVLADDSVYVGYGNDEHSDGPTNVGIRVLDIDTGERKDDFTVATGRGTLDTVNDVYRDSVVHANGNLYLQCFDGLHSLTTDGEERWHVPMHGGPTNGGLRSAHPVVTDGLVYAPTASVTADSDGPKATEALYAIDDSSGQVVWKHVPQTDGPGWTFPPAYARGVVYLAALDYGVVALNGKSGHVLWKKEIAAYGPPVFADGRVYVSAESDDGEEAFVVALDAETGDEQWRVSGRGTRLGRRLGVAGGRVYFSENLRNFVALDATTGDELWRHNYPSGVERSTPAITDEAIYVGAVTNRSNDGIAVLDPESGEELAFGGIESGMGLKSSIALSDGLAVVTANSDTVYAFESCGFSLAGHCLD, from the coding sequence ATGCCCTCCAGACGTGACGTGCTCGCCGCCGTCGGCACCGGTTCGGTCGGTCTCCTCGCTGGGTGTACCGGCGACGATTCGATTCGCGGCGACTGGCCCCGCGCTGGCTACGACGTGCGAAACAGCGGCGACGCCCCGCGGCATCGCGGGCCGAAGTCGAACCCCGTGGTGAAGTGGTCGGCCCGCATTCCCGAGACCTACAACGTCTCCTCGCCAGTCCTCGCGGACGATTCGGTGTACGTCGGGTACGGCAACGACGAGCATTCGGACGGTCCCACGAACGTCGGTATCCGCGTCCTCGATATCGATACCGGAGAGAGGAAAGACGATTTCACGGTCGCAACCGGGAGGGGAACGCTCGATACGGTCAACGATGTGTACCGCGATTCCGTCGTTCACGCGAACGGAAACCTCTATCTCCAGTGTTTCGACGGCCTCCACAGTCTGACCACCGATGGGGAGGAGCGCTGGCACGTTCCCATGCACGGCGGACCCACCAACGGCGGTTTGCGGTCGGCCCATCCGGTCGTTACCGACGGACTCGTCTACGCCCCGACGGCGAGCGTCACGGCCGATTCCGACGGTCCGAAGGCGACGGAGGCGCTGTACGCCATCGACGACTCGTCCGGGCAGGTCGTCTGGAAACACGTTCCGCAAACCGACGGACCGGGGTGGACCTTCCCGCCAGCGTACGCGAGGGGCGTCGTCTACCTCGCCGCACTGGATTACGGCGTCGTCGCGCTGAATGGGAAATCGGGACACGTACTGTGGAAAAAAGAAATAGCGGCGTACGGCCCGCCCGTGTTCGCCGACGGCCGCGTCTACGTTTCGGCGGAATCTGACGACGGCGAGGAGGCGTTCGTCGTCGCGCTGGACGCGGAGACGGGCGACGAGCAGTGGCGGGTTTCCGGCCGCGGAACGCGACTCGGCCGCCGACTGGGGGTTGCGGGCGGGAGAGTGTATTTCAGCGAAAACCTCCGGAACTTCGTCGCGTTGGACGCGACGACGGGCGATGAACTGTGGCGACACAACTACCCGTCGGGGGTCGAGCGCTCGACGCCTGCCATCACGGACGAGGCGATTTACGTGGGCGCCGTGACGAATCGGTCGAACGACGGAATCGCCGTTTTGGACCCGGAGAGCGGCGAGGAACTGGCGTTCGGCGGCATCGAAAGCGGGATGGGTCTCAAATCGTCTATCGCGCTCTCGGACGGCCTCGCGGTCGTCACCGCCAACTCCGACACCGTGTACGCGTTCGAATCGTGCGGGTTCTCGCTCGCCGGTCACTGTCTGGATTGA
- a CDS encoding MFS transporter, giving the protein MSSRYRSLSRQFRETVRGLRGDGRGWVLVAVAIGWAFTLGMRFIIPTLLPQIESTFHISDALAGLAITTLWIGYALMQFPAGVLVNRLGERTLLTASLCLSGVSMLVLGVAPIFGVFFVGSAAYGLGSGLYGPSRGTVLSRTFTRNAGAAFGVTLAIGSLGSAFLPNVAATVVAAVGWRAILAGLAVPFFVMAALAWRVVPERPSERSDADASSADGDANADADAVSDGGESATLPDFRELLGTLSDRSILLATLSVAILLFVYQGITAFLPSYLQTKGLSQGTAALLFGFMFVTGAASQIVAGSAADRLGIKPVLLVVTAIGVVAPIALTLVSGTFALVVVVGILGTRMAVNAVTNAYIVGALPDHIEGSAWGFIRTGFFLVGSLGSTFVGFFADANRFDLAFVILGALSAVALGLYALLPSE; this is encoded by the coding sequence ATGTCCTCTCGCTATCGCTCGCTGTCGCGGCAGTTCCGGGAGACGGTGCGCGGGCTTCGCGGCGACGGTCGCGGGTGGGTTCTCGTCGCCGTCGCCATCGGCTGGGCGTTCACGCTCGGAATGCGGTTCATCATCCCGACGTTGTTGCCCCAAATCGAATCGACGTTTCACATCTCCGACGCGCTCGCCGGACTCGCCATCACGACCCTCTGGATAGGATACGCCTTGATGCAGTTCCCCGCCGGGGTGTTGGTCAACCGACTCGGCGAGCGGACGCTGTTGACCGCGAGCCTCTGCCTGTCGGGCGTGAGCATGCTCGTCCTCGGCGTCGCGCCGATATTCGGCGTCTTCTTCGTCGGCAGCGCCGCCTACGGTCTCGGTTCCGGGCTGTACGGCCCGAGTCGGGGGACCGTCCTCTCCCGCACGTTCACGCGGAACGCCGGTGCCGCCTTCGGCGTCACGCTGGCCATCGGCAGCCTCGGCTCCGCGTTCCTCCCGAACGTCGCGGCGACGGTCGTCGCCGCCGTCGGCTGGCGGGCCATCCTCGCCGGGTTGGCCGTCCCGTTCTTCGTCATGGCGGCGTTGGCGTGGCGGGTCGTTCCCGAACGCCCGTCCGAGCGCTCCGACGCCGACGCGTCGAGCGCCGACGGGGATGCGAACGCGGACGCTGATGCCGTTTCCGACGGCGGCGAATCCGCGACGTTGCCGGATTTCCGCGAACTCCTCGGGACGCTCTCGGACCGGTCCATCCTGCTCGCGACCCTTTCGGTCGCCATCCTGCTGTTCGTTTATCAGGGAATCACGGCCTTCCTCCCGTCGTATCTCCAGACCAAGGGTCTCAGTCAGGGGACGGCCGCGCTGCTGTTCGGGTTCATGTTCGTCACGGGTGCCGCCTCCCAAATCGTCGCGGGCAGCGCCGCCGACCGACTGGGAATCAAACCCGTCCTCCTCGTCGTCACCGCCATCGGCGTCGTCGCGCCCATCGCGCTCACGCTCGTCTCGGGGACCTTCGCGCTCGTCGTCGTCGTCGGCATCCTCGGCACGCGAATGGCCGTCAACGCCGTCACGAACGCCTACATCGTCGGCGCGCTCCCAGACCACATCGAAGGCTCCGCGTGGGGGTTCATCCGAACCGGCTTCTTCCTCGTCGGTTCGCTCGGCTCCACGTTCGTAGGTTTTTTCGCCGACGCGAACCGCTTCGACCTCGCTTTCGTCATCCTCGGCGCGCTGTCGGCGGTGGCGCTCGGCCTGTACGCGCTGTTGCCGAGCGAGTGA
- a CDS encoding HdeD family acid-resistance protein, translating into MSTVDATEREQLTNTIQDTWRLLMGVGVVLTLVGLLAIVTPFFTGITLSFLFGVYLIVGAVAHLVHAFSGRGWTGFVFQLILAIIFAAGGLAFLFNPLVGLTALTILLIAFFLVEGFIELAMGFRLRPERGWLWVAVSGVASVLVAVLVWLSFPSSAAWAVGLLFGIGLFTSGLSMIATAMGGRAAVKEATTTSGTETGG; encoded by the coding sequence ATGAGCACTGTCGATGCCACCGAGCGGGAACAGCTAACGAACACGATTCAGGACACGTGGCGACTTCTCATGGGCGTCGGCGTCGTGCTGACGCTCGTCGGCCTGCTGGCCATCGTGACGCCGTTTTTCACCGGTATCACGCTGTCCTTCCTGTTCGGCGTGTATCTCATCGTCGGCGCGGTCGCCCACCTCGTCCACGCGTTTTCGGGTCGGGGGTGGACGGGGTTCGTCTTCCAGTTGATTCTGGCGATTATCTTCGCGGCTGGGGGGCTCGCGTTCCTCTTCAACCCGCTCGTGGGGTTGACCGCGTTGACGATTTTGCTCATCGCGTTCTTCCTCGTCGAGGGGTTCATCGAACTGGCGATGGGGTTCCGTCTCCGTCCCGAACGCGGCTGGTTGTGGGTCGCCGTCAGCGGCGTCGCGTCGGTGCTGGTCGCCGTCCTCGTCTGGCTTTCGTTCCCGAGTTCCGCGGCGTGGGCGGTCGGACTCCTGTTCGGCATCGGCCTGTTCACGAGCGGCCTTTCGATGATAGCGACGGCCATGGGCGGGCGAGCGGCGGTGAAGGAGGCGACCACAACGTCGGGGACCGAAACCGGCGGCTAG
- a CDS encoding GNAT family N-acetyltransferase, with translation MRIRRLRGTELVQFVDDLWLPFAREMAAMDDFDTLADSGVRVNVLSYVKDRFSDADIATFVAEDDGLVGYVSVEKRASPPVFARGPRGYIDGLFVRRGRRREGIASALLDRAEAWARRLGCEFVSLDVHADNHVAQSLYRRDDYVTKRHRMTKRL, from the coding sequence ATGCGAATCCGGCGACTGCGGGGGACCGAACTCGTCCAGTTCGTAGACGACCTGTGGCTCCCGTTCGCCCGCGAGATGGCGGCGATGGACGATTTCGACACGCTCGCGGACAGCGGCGTCAGGGTGAACGTCCTTTCGTACGTGAAAGACCGGTTTTCGGACGCGGACATCGCCACCTTCGTCGCCGAGGACGACGGGTTGGTCGGCTACGTCTCCGTCGAAAAGCGCGCCTCGCCGCCGGTGTTCGCCCGCGGTCCGCGGGGCTACATCGATGGCCTGTTCGTCCGCCGCGGTCGGCGGCGGGAGGGTATCGCGAGCGCCCTGCTCGACCGCGCCGAGGCGTGGGCGCGGCGATTGGGGTGCGAGTTCGTCTCGCTCGACGTGCACGCCGACAACCACGTCGCCCAGTCGCTCTACCGCCGCGACGACTACGTGACGAAACGCCACCGAATGACGAAACGGTTGTAA
- a CDS encoding ribbon-helix-helix protein, CopG family, producing MTNRITVSLDDEAQVALDELVGQAEKPQSELVREALVFYAANYDAATAEAGPNLEAYHQMLSSGEHVLLDVDFLHCFLDYVEDETGTPDPDFLELADQVSRYHAREYEHRFETLGELLDWLSFCGFLTVRETHGDTYHVVFPTESVKWFMTRFVERSAAKLSFELELEEGVSKVLMTEVRSEG from the coding sequence ATGACGAACCGCATAACGGTGTCGCTCGACGACGAGGCGCAAGTCGCCTTGGACGAGCTCGTGGGACAGGCCGAAAAGCCCCAGAGCGAACTCGTCAGGGAGGCGCTCGTCTTCTACGCCGCGAACTACGACGCCGCGACGGCGGAAGCGGGGCCGAACCTCGAAGCGTACCACCAGATGCTTTCGAGCGGGGAACACGTCCTGCTCGACGTGGATTTTCTCCACTGCTTCCTCGATTACGTCGAAGACGAAACCGGCACGCCCGACCCGGACTTCCTCGAACTGGCCGACCAAGTGTCGAGATACCACGCCCGCGAGTACGAGCATCGGTTCGAAACGCTCGGCGAACTGCTCGACTGGCTCTCGTTCTGCGGCTTTCTGACGGTCCGCGAAACGCACGGCGATACGTATCACGTCGTGTTTCCCACCGAATCGGTCAAGTGGTTCATGACGCGGTTCGTCGAGCGGAGCGCCGCCAAACTGTCGTTCGAACTCGAACTGGAGGAGGGCGTCTCGAAAGTGCTCATGACCGAAGTTCGCTCCGAGGGATGA
- a CDS encoding heavy metal translocating P-type ATPase: MSHIEERRVGESLASEEHRRARVDHHGHETMFRRRFWVCLALSVPVLYFSPFVQESLGYAAIRFPGSELVTPVLAVVVFAYGGLPFLSMARVEFANRDPAMMMLISLAITVAFVYSIAAFLFLPGATGFFWELVTLIDVMLLGHWLEMRSVRRASGALDELARLLPDTAERIADDGSTEEVPVAELRGGDRVLVRPGASIPADGVVERGDSSADESMITGESRPVEKRPGEEVIAGTVNSGDGSLRVRVNATGEETALAGIVRLVEDAQESKSRTQLLADRAAGWLFYVALAVAAVTAVAWVLATGFGLDVVERVVTVLVIACPHALGLAVPLVVAINTSMAANDGVLVRDRIAMEDARNVDTVVFDKTGTLTEGEQGVVAVETVDGWTEDRAAAVAAAVEADSEHVIAQAIRRRAPERDVPAASDFENIKGRGVRATVEDRETMVGGPNLLSLLDISRPSTLADFERTAGEKGHTVVYLVSDGRVVAAFALADVVRDDSKRAVDALHGMGIEVAMLTGDSEAVARAVSEELGIDTYFAEVLPDEKDERITELRNEGKRVAMVGDGVNDAPALTRADVGIAIGSGTDVAIESADIVLVENDPLDVVKLVRLSRASYRKMQENLVWATGYNVFALPLAAGVLAPFGILLSPAIGAVFMSASTVIVAVNAQRLRRADLTV; encoded by the coding sequence ATGTCACACATCGAGGAACGCCGCGTCGGGGAGTCGCTCGCGTCCGAGGAGCACCGTCGTGCTCGTGTCGACCATCACGGCCACGAAACCATGTTCAGGCGCCGATTTTGGGTTTGTCTCGCTCTGTCGGTGCCGGTCCTCTACTTCAGTCCGTTCGTTCAGGAGTCGCTCGGCTACGCCGCGATTCGGTTTCCCGGCAGCGAGTTGGTAACGCCGGTGCTCGCCGTCGTCGTCTTCGCGTACGGCGGGCTTCCGTTCCTCTCCATGGCGCGGGTGGAGTTCGCAAACCGCGACCCCGCGATGATGATGCTCATCTCGCTCGCCATCACGGTCGCGTTCGTCTACAGCATCGCGGCGTTTCTGTTCCTCCCGGGGGCGACCGGTTTTTTCTGGGAACTCGTGACGCTCATCGACGTCATGTTGCTCGGCCACTGGTTGGAGATGCGGAGCGTCCGGCGGGCGTCCGGCGCGCTCGACGAACTGGCGCGACTACTGCCTGACACGGCCGAGCGCATCGCCGATGACGGTTCGACCGAGGAGGTTCCCGTCGCCGAACTCCGTGGCGGCGACCGGGTGCTCGTTCGGCCGGGCGCGAGCATCCCCGCGGACGGGGTGGTCGAACGCGGCGACTCGTCGGCTGACGAGTCGATGATCACCGGCGAGTCGCGCCCGGTGGAAAAGCGTCCCGGCGAGGAGGTCATCGCCGGAACCGTCAACAGTGGTGACGGAAGCCTCCGCGTCCGGGTAAACGCGACCGGCGAGGAGACGGCCCTCGCGGGCATCGTGCGACTCGTCGAGGACGCACAGGAGAGCAAATCCCGGACGCAACTGCTGGCCGACCGTGCGGCGGGGTGGCTCTTCTACGTCGCGCTCGCCGTCGCCGCCGTCACCGCGGTCGCGTGGGTTCTCGCCACCGGGTTCGGCCTCGATGTGGTCGAACGGGTCGTCACGGTGCTGGTCATCGCCTGCCCGCACGCCCTCGGGTTGGCGGTTCCGCTCGTCGTCGCCATCAACACCTCGATGGCCGCGAATGACGGCGTGCTCGTCCGCGACCGCATCGCCATGGAGGACGCCAGAAACGTCGATACGGTCGTCTTCGACAAGACGGGCACGCTGACGGAGGGCGAACAGGGCGTCGTCGCCGTCGAAACCGTCGATGGGTGGACCGAGGACCGTGCGGCGGCGGTCGCGGCGGCCGTCGAAGCCGACTCCGAACACGTCATCGCGCAGGCGATTCGACGCCGCGCACCCGAGCGTGACGTTCCGGCCGCGAGCGACTTCGAGAACATCAAAGGCCGCGGCGTCCGCGCCACCGTCGAGGACCGCGAAACGATGGTCGGCGGGCCGAATCTCCTTTCGTTGCTCGACATCTCCCGTCCCTCGACGCTGGCGGACTTCGAGCGGACCGCCGGGGAGAAGGGCCACACCGTCGTCTACCTCGTTTCCGACGGGCGCGTCGTCGCCGCGTTCGCGCTGGCCGACGTGGTTCGGGACGACAGCAAACGCGCCGTCGATGCGCTCCACGGGATGGGAATCGAAGTCGCCATGCTGACCGGCGACAGCGAGGCCGTCGCTCGCGCCGTTTCCGAGGAACTCGGCATCGACACCTACTTCGCCGAGGTGCTCCCCGACGAGAAGGACGAGCGGATAACCGAACTCCGAAACGAGGGCAAGCGCGTGGCGATGGTCGGCGACGGCGTGAACGACGCCCCAGCGCTGACGCGCGCCGACGTCGGCATCGCCATCGGGAGCGGCACCGACGTCGCCATCGAATCGGCCGATATCGTCCTCGTGGAGAACGACCCGCTCGACGTGGTGAAACTCGTCCGGCTCAGCCGCGCGAGCTACCGGAAGATGCAGGAAAACCTCGTGTGGGCGACGGGCTACAACGTCTTCGCGCTTCCGCTCGCGGCGGGCGTTCTCGCCCCGTTCGGAATCCTCCTCTCGCCCGCCATCGGTGCCGTGTTCATGTCCGCCAGCACGGTCATCGTCGCCGTCAACGCCCAGCGGTTGCGAAGGGCCGATTTGACGGTCTGA